Within the Aspergillus luchuensis IFO 4308 DNA, chromosome 5, nearly complete sequence genome, the region TCCTGCTGATTTAACCCGTACCAAAGCATAACCCAACCTCCATGCTGAAACCTCCCCGTTGCGCGTGCCGAAAACCACTCAAGtctgtcatcatcatcacgaACATTCCACACCAACTGGGGAAAGTCTTTCGTGATCCGAGCAAACATAtcatcagcaacagcacccGCACCCCTGATCCCACTCGGGAACGTAATCAAATGCGGCGCGCCACCAGAGGCAAATGCGACGACGGCCAACGGACTCAAAGATGACGGATCGCTGAAATACATTTTAAGCGGACGATTCCTCCGCATCTCATTCACACAAAACCTCACCTCGTCGTCCCCAGCTCCCTGCCGTGCCAAAGCATGTAccaacctctcctcatccctaGATTCCGCAGAAGTAGTACTATAGATCCTCGTTCCACGCTCAATCAATGTCCCTGCACCGGAGGCCGCAAAAACCTCCCGCTGCAAATCCACGGGATGGACAATCGACACACTAGACGTACCCGGTAACCCCCGCAAAAGTTCCTCCACGGCACGAATCTTCAACCTCGTCCCATACTTCACCCACTCCTGTGCCATGAGGTCCTCAAACTCCTCGCTGAGATTAATCCTCTCAATCCTCTTCCCTGTCACCCCATGCACTAAGCCCCCCTTCTCAGCAAGGTAAACCACCTTTTTCGGCTTCAACGCCGTTGCCAGCTCACTAGCCGCAAGGTCTGCATTCACATTAAGCACCTGCCCATCTTTTGTCTCGGCCATAGACGTAAGAATTGGCAGACAAGACGCTCTTATCGCCGAAACAATCGGCGCAGTCTCCACCTTCGTTATCCGTCCGACGAGACCATATCTCTCCTGATCGAGGTTCTCAGCCTGGAAAACACCCGCTGTGATCGGCCGCGCCTCAACCCCGATTTCCTCGAGCGCTTGAACCAATTTAAGGTTCTCCTCGAGGAAGAGTTTCCGAGCAAGAGCTAGGGTTTTGCCATCTGTCACACGGATTCCCTCCTCAAAGTGTGGTTTCACGCCTGCATCCTCGAGGATCTTGTTAAGTTGAGGTCCGGCACCGTGTACGATAACGGGGTAGAGGCCCATGCggctgaagaaggcgagaCTTGATGCGAGGGTTTGGAGGTGCGTCTCAAGTATCGCACCTCCGACCTTGATCACAGCGAAGGGCTGCTGGGTAGGAGACTGGGAGTTGGTAAAGTGAGAGAGGTACTGTGCTGCAGTACGCTGAGAGTcgatgtggtggaggatttggGCGATTG harbors:
- a CDS encoding uncharacterized protein (COG:E;~EggNog:ENOG410PFGY;~InterPro:IPR001048,IPR041734,IPR004662,IPR036393, IPR011242,IPR006855;~PFAM:PF04768,PF00696;~go_component: GO:0005737 - cytoplasm [Evidence IEA];~go_function: GO:0003991 - acetylglutamate kinase activity [Evidence IEA];~go_process: GO:0006526 - arginine biosynthetic process [Evidence IEA]), with translation MSFLRSALPFLGQTTVRKFLGQQQPLYTSFHQIRQYSPSIDHQVTATRSTIAQILHHIDSQRTAAQYLSHFTNSQSPTQQPFAVIKVGGAILETHLQTLASSLAFFSRMGLYPVIVHGAGPQLNKILEDAGVKPHFEEGIRVTDGKTLALARKLFLEENLKLVQALEEIGVEARPITAGVFQAENLDQERYGLVGRITKVETAPIVSAIRASCLPILTSMAETKDGQVLNVNADLAASELATALKPKKVVYLAEKGGLVHGVTGKRIERINLSEEFEDLMAQEWVKYGTRLKIRAVEELLRGLPGTSSVSIVHPVDLQREVFAASGAGTLIERGTRIYSTTSAESRDEERLVHALARQGAGDDEVRFCVNEMRRNRPLKMYFSDPSSLSPLAVVAFASGGAPHLITFPSGIRGAGAVADDMFARITKDFPQLVWNVRDDDDRLEWFSARATGRFQHGGWVMLWYGLNQQEARQLILGFQDGYERDGVGLETADIQGIAAQA